One region of Sulfuriroseicoccus oceanibius genomic DNA includes:
- a CDS encoding M16 family metallopeptidase gives MNSRKRPTPRILKTLAASAVCLVASTLASHANQPPQPPLFPHETSDLQVDPAIKFGKLENGVRYAILKNTEPPNHVSLRLHIDAGSLAEADNQQGLAHFLEHMAFNGTEHFGPDELVTFLQNNGISFGAHLNAYTSFDETVYMLDLPDNNQELVDKGMLVIADWADGMSLIEEQIDHERGVILAEKRDRDSVEFRVMEQQFKNLLPEARVTKRFPIGTEEVITGAPRERFVEFYEDNYSPDRTTVVVVGDIDEAKIEAKIRELFGKMEPLTERKPDPELGQITVFEKPQPSVIVDDELKSTSVDITSIKPYQHHSDSVADRTRRLPLNLATAMLNTRLGVLAKSEDAGFTSASVSSYELMETAEMNSISVTAKDHDWKRALEVAENELRRALEFGFTQAEYDEVVANLGRSFEDAVKSKSTRHSDSLAVALTGSIHDGKVFTTPESNLEWFKATIGSMSPEIAHQALVKAWSEPNLAINLTSPKEVEGKEAALMEQFAAVTQNEVTAPAETETSAFAYDNLGEPGTVTKRTEIEDLGITQLELSNGVRVNLKSTDFAKNEVNLTARISGGLVVQPENKPGLSMILSGFFNGGGLEAHPVDELQRIFAGKKIGTALSVDEDAFVLAGKTTPEDMEDQLKLMVAYIQHPGYRDEAERMIRNMLPMLTAQLKTTPQGILSTKGAHFLAGNDPRFGLASTDVLDDYTMEDVKAWLSGPLSDGSIELSIVGDFDVESIIPQIAATFGALPTRPWSWSVNAEAREVPSPESNRKTFHLDSKLPKGLVTVNWPLDPNEDIHKSRTARLLGDILSDRLRVEIREKAGDAYSPQAGFSDSRFWINDGTLMTFIQVDPKLTDDIAERLIAIGNDLAENGATAEELERAREPALALVTKAVRSNSYWLGSVLNGSQHKAHQIDWARTFPDGYSKVTLEEVNAMAKETLTKDKATTVIITTDKAAADEEQQPAADEAA, from the coding sequence ATGAACAGCCGAAAACGCCCGACCCCTCGCATCCTCAAGACACTCGCCGCATCCGCGGTCTGTCTGGTTGCGAGCACGCTCGCCTCACACGCCAACCAGCCGCCGCAGCCCCCTCTCTTCCCGCACGAAACGTCGGACCTTCAGGTCGATCCTGCGATCAAGTTCGGCAAACTCGAGAACGGCGTCCGCTACGCCATCCTCAAAAACACCGAGCCTCCAAACCACGTCTCGCTGCGCCTCCATATCGACGCAGGATCCCTCGCCGAAGCCGATAACCAGCAGGGACTCGCTCACTTCCTTGAGCACATGGCATTCAACGGCACGGAGCACTTCGGGCCAGACGAACTCGTCACCTTCCTCCAAAACAACGGCATCTCGTTCGGCGCGCACCTCAACGCCTACACCAGCTTCGACGAAACCGTCTACATGCTCGACCTCCCGGACAACAATCAGGAGCTCGTCGACAAGGGCATGCTGGTCATCGCCGATTGGGCCGACGGCATGTCCCTGATCGAAGAACAAATCGACCACGAGCGGGGCGTTATCCTCGCCGAAAAGCGCGACCGCGACTCGGTGGAGTTCCGCGTCATGGAACAACAGTTCAAGAACCTCCTGCCAGAAGCCCGCGTCACCAAGCGCTTCCCTATCGGCACGGAAGAAGTCATCACAGGCGCACCTCGCGAGCGATTCGTTGAGTTCTACGAAGACAATTACTCACCAGACCGCACCACGGTCGTCGTCGTTGGCGACATCGATGAAGCCAAGATCGAAGCCAAGATCCGCGAACTCTTCGGCAAAATGGAGCCGCTCACCGAACGCAAGCCCGATCCAGAACTCGGCCAAATCACCGTCTTCGAGAAACCGCAGCCGTCCGTGATCGTCGACGACGAGCTCAAGTCGACCAGCGTCGACATCACCTCGATCAAACCTTACCAGCATCATAGCGATAGCGTCGCGGACCGCACACGCAGGCTCCCACTGAACCTTGCCACCGCGATGCTCAACACACGCCTCGGCGTACTCGCCAAATCAGAGGATGCCGGCTTCACTTCGGCCTCTGTCTCATCGTACGAACTGATGGAAACCGCCGAGATGAACTCCATCTCAGTGACCGCCAAGGATCACGATTGGAAGCGCGCTCTGGAGGTCGCGGAGAACGAACTCCGCCGCGCGCTGGAGTTCGGGTTCACCCAGGCTGAATATGACGAAGTCGTGGCCAACCTCGGCCGCTCATTCGAAGATGCAGTAAAGAGCAAAAGCACACGTCACTCAGACTCGTTGGCGGTTGCACTCACCGGCTCGATCCACGACGGCAAAGTGTTCACCACCCCGGAATCCAACCTCGAATGGTTCAAGGCCACGATCGGCTCGATGAGTCCGGAAATCGCCCACCAAGCACTGGTCAAAGCATGGAGTGAACCAAACCTCGCCATCAACCTGACCTCACCAAAAGAAGTCGAAGGCAAGGAAGCTGCGCTGATGGAGCAATTCGCTGCCGTGACTCAAAACGAAGTCACCGCGCCAGCAGAGACCGAAACCTCGGCATTCGCCTACGATAACCTTGGCGAGCCAGGCACCGTCACCAAGCGCACGGAGATCGAAGACCTCGGCATCACCCAGCTCGAGCTCTCAAATGGCGTACGCGTCAATTTGAAGTCGACCGACTTCGCCAAGAACGAAGTCAATCTGACCGCACGCATCTCCGGCGGCTTGGTTGTCCAGCCGGAGAACAAGCCCGGACTCTCGATGATTCTCAGCGGATTCTTCAACGGCGGCGGTCTGGAAGCGCATCCCGTCGATGAGCTCCAGCGGATCTTCGCAGGCAAGAAAATCGGAACCGCTCTCAGCGTAGACGAAGACGCCTTCGTTCTCGCCGGAAAAACCACACCGGAAGACATGGAGGACCAACTCAAACTGATGGTCGCCTACATTCAGCACCCGGGCTACCGCGATGAAGCGGAGCGCATGATCCGAAACATGCTCCCAATGCTCACCGCCCAGCTCAAAACAACTCCACAAGGAATCCTCTCCACCAAGGGAGCCCATTTCCTGGCTGGCAACGACCCTCGCTTCGGCCTGGCATCCACCGACGTGCTCGACGACTACACCATGGAAGACGTCAAAGCCTGGTTGAGCGGCCCACTCAGCGACGGATCGATCGAGCTCTCAATCGTTGGCGACTTCGATGTGGAATCGATTATCCCACAAATCGCAGCAACCTTCGGTGCCCTGCCAACCCGCCCATGGAGCTGGTCGGTCAATGCCGAAGCGCGCGAAGTGCCATCTCCAGAGTCCAACCGCAAGACCTTCCACTTGGACAGCAAACTGCCAAAAGGACTCGTCACCGTGAACTGGCCACTTGATCCAAACGAGGACATCCACAAATCGCGCACTGCCCGACTTCTCGGAGACATCCTCAGTGACCGCCTACGTGTCGAGATCCGCGAAAAAGCCGGCGACGCCTACAGCCCACAAGCAGGCTTCAGCGACTCCCGCTTCTGGATCAATGACGGCACACTCATGACCTTCATTCAAGTCGACCCTAAACTCACCGACGACATCGCCGAGCGCCTCATCGCCATCGGCAACGACTTGGCTGAAAACGGTGCCACCGCTGAAGAGCTTGAGCGCGCTCGCGAACCAGCCCTCGCATTGGTTACCAAAGCTGTGCGTTCCAATAGCTATTGGCTCGGATCGGTTCTCAATGGGTCACAGCACAAGGCTCACCAGATCGACTGGGCGCGCACGTTCCCTGACGGTTACTCAAAGGTCACGTTGGAGGAGGTGAACGCCATGGCAAAGGAAACCCTCACCAAGGACAAGGCCACCACCGTCATCATCACCACCGATAAGGCCGCCGCAGACGAAGAACAGCAGCCAGCCGCAGACGAAGCCGCGTAA